The Miscanthus floridulus cultivar M001 chromosome 7, ASM1932011v1, whole genome shotgun sequence genome includes a region encoding these proteins:
- the LOC136464564 gene encoding uncharacterized protein, which translates to MACINMYNPDGAAGFGGGPQAAAALGPRISFSSDFAVETPPPVQNRAMSLRCQEEDLNFEFSVGSHPMMAADQLFSKGRILPLKDNGGGGASCFAATAARPPTTLRDELRGGGDDERASSASSKGSSSSRWKEMLGLRKALCVGGGGGNGPAAKKASSGKQGQGVAADADIMVTDDDMAASNQHQEL; encoded by the exons ATGGCgtgcatcaacatgtacaacccTGACGGCGCGGCGGGGTTCGGCGGCGGCCCGCAGGCGGCGGCCGCGCTGGGCCCGCGCATCTCCTTCTCCAGCGACTTCGCGGTGGAGACGCCGCCGCCGGTGCAGAACCGGGCGATGAGCCTGCGGTGCCAGGAGGAGGACCTCAACTTCGAGTTCTCGGTGGGCAGCCACCCCATGATGGCGGCCGACCAGCTCTTCTCCAAGGGCAGGATCCTTCCCCTCAaggacaacggcggcggcggcgccagctGCTTCGCCGCCACCGCGGCCCGGCCGCCCACCACGCTGCGCGACGAGCTccgtggcggcggcgacgacgagagGGCCTCCTCCGCCAGCAGCAAGGGGTCGTCGTCCAGCCGGTGGAAGGAGATGCTCGGCCTGCGGAAGGCGCTCTgcgtcggcggcggtggcggcaacgGCCCGGCGGCCAAGAAGGCTAGCAGCGGCAAGCAGGGCCAGGGCGtcgccgccgacgccgacatTATGGTCACCGACGACGACATGGCCGCGTCCAATCAG CATCAGGAGCTATGA